In one Paenibacillus sp. JQZ6Y-1 genomic region, the following are encoded:
- a CDS encoding gamma carbonic anhydrase family protein produces the protein MLLPYHNLWPKVDSDTFIAEGAKLIGDVSIGQYSSVWFNAVLRGDLAPVQIGQRCNIQDLAVGHVHEVHPLIIEDDVSVGHSAIVHGCRIGKGSLIGMGAILLNGANIGEYSLIGAGSIVTENKTIPPYTLALGSPARVIRELTEDDLQRMAKTTQSYVDKGAEFRNP, from the coding sequence ATGTTACTACCCTACCACAATCTCTGGCCCAAAGTTGATAGCGATACATTTATCGCAGAGGGCGCCAAGCTGATCGGAGACGTCAGCATCGGTCAATATAGCAGTGTCTGGTTTAACGCGGTACTCCGGGGCGATCTCGCACCCGTGCAGATCGGACAGCGCTGCAACATTCAGGATCTGGCTGTAGGTCATGTTCATGAAGTTCACCCCCTTATCATCGAAGATGATGTTTCTGTCGGACATTCAGCGATTGTGCACGGCTGCCGCATCGGTAAAGGTTCACTGATCGGTATGGGCGCTATCCTTCTGAATGGGGCGAATATTGGAGAATATTCGCTGATCGGTGCAGGTTCAATTGTGACGGAGAACAAAACAATACCGCCTTACACTCTTGCTCTCGGCTCGCCAGCGCGCGTCATTCGTGAACTGACGGAAGACGATTTGCAGCGGATGGCCAAAACGACACAAAGTTATGTCGACAAAGGAGCAGAGTTCAGAAATCCATGA
- the bshB1 gene encoding bacillithiol biosynthesis deacetylase BshB1, whose protein sequence is MSDKLDILVFGAHADDAEIGMAGTIIKHSDAGLKVGICDLTYAEMSSNGTVELRQQEAAAAADVLGLAYRSNLGLPDRGLERTQEQLSAITAEIRKCAPRIIFAPYWEDRHPDHTWCSRLVEEAVFNAKLRRYMPELPPVQVEQIYYYFINDTVPANVVIDVTAQYDRKVQALSCYASQFGLAGVDTVATPLTQGYVERVQYRDAIAGQRSLIPYAESFVIKTPFVADMLL, encoded by the coding sequence ATGAGCGACAAGCTAGATATTCTCGTCTTCGGCGCTCATGCCGACGATGCGGAGATCGGCATGGCAGGCACGATCATTAAACATAGCGATGCCGGTCTCAAGGTCGGCATCTGCGATCTGACGTATGCAGAGATGTCATCCAATGGCACCGTCGAGCTGCGCCAGCAGGAAGCGGCTGCTGCGGCGGATGTGCTAGGATTGGCGTACCGCAGTAATCTGGGTCTGCCGGATCGCGGACTAGAGCGTACACAGGAGCAGTTGTCTGCCATTACGGCGGAGATTCGCAAATGTGCGCCGCGGATTATTTTCGCCCCGTATTGGGAAGACCGACATCCCGATCATACATGGTGCAGCCGATTGGTCGAGGAAGCGGTATTTAATGCTAAACTGCGCCGCTATATGCCGGAATTACCACCGGTGCAGGTGGAGCAGATCTATTATTATTTTATTAATGATACGGTTCCGGCAAATGTAGTCATTGATGTGACTGCCCAGTATGACCGTAAGGTGCAGGCGCTATCTTGCTATGCATCACAATTCGGTCTGGCGGGTGTGGATACGGTGGCAACGCCGCTTACGCAGGGTTATGTAGAACGTGTACAGTATCGCGATGCCATCGCTGGGCAGCGCAGTCTGATTCCTTATGCCGAGAGCTTTGTGATTAAAACGCCGTTTGTGGCGGATATGCTGCTGTAA
- a CDS encoding DUF1405 domain-containing protein: MPISYFWSRDVLTSRGFLWLLLICNVLGTIYGYYWYALQMEYTLQHWPAWIVVFVPDSPTASLFFSVALVFLLYPPRRGWAKGIRVLFEALAVVTSVKYGVWAVVMIFWGAALGQELVWENWMLTVSHLAMAIEALLYVRFFLFRWTSLLVALGWTLLNDYMDYGQGVYPWLTQELVNRLDQVRNFTVTLTLVSALIGALAVKLAKRERLENESRRYAN, translated from the coding sequence ATGCCGATTTCTTATTTTTGGAGTAGGGATGTTTTGACGAGCCGCGGGTTTTTGTGGTTGTTGCTGATTTGCAATGTGCTGGGGACGATTTACGGGTATTACTGGTACGCATTGCAAATGGAGTATACGCTACAGCATTGGCCAGCTTGGATTGTAGTCTTTGTGCCGGACAGTCCGACGGCGAGTTTGTTTTTTAGTGTGGCACTAGTTTTTTTACTGTATCCGCCGCGTAGGGGCTGGGCAAAAGGCATTCGAGTGCTGTTTGAAGCGCTGGCGGTTGTAACGTCAGTGAAGTATGGCGTATGGGCGGTTGTGATGATTTTCTGGGGCGCTGCGCTTGGACAGGAGCTTGTTTGGGAAAACTGGATGCTCACCGTATCGCATCTAGCGATGGCGATTGAAGCGTTGCTGTATGTACGCTTTTTCCTTTTCCGCTGGACATCGTTGCTAGTGGCGCTAGGTTGGACGCTGCTGAATGATTATATGGATTACGGGCAAGGCGTATATCCGTGGTTGACACAGGAGTTAGTGAATCGACTGGATCAGGTGCGTAACTTTACAGTGACACTAACGCTGGTATCGGCTCTGATCGGAGCGCTGGCAGTGAAGCTAGCGAAGCGTGAACGGCTGGAAAATGAATCTCGTCGATATGCCAATTAA
- the bshA gene encoding N-acetyl-alpha-D-glucosaminyl L-malate synthase BshA: MDTMLKIGITCYPSLGGSGVVATELGKLLAEKGHEVHFISHSVPFRLGTFHKNIFYHEVEVNDYYVFKYPPYDLTLANKMAQVAKMQQLDVLHVHYAVPHAVCAFLAKQMVGDHLKVVTTLHGTDITVLAQDESLKDLIRLAINESDAVTAVSKDLIRETRELLDITRDIDLTYNFVDQRVYYPRETQELCEDFGFGDDRIIMHISNFRPVKRVGDVVEAFARINEQVPSRLLFVGEGPDLPKIQFRIQELGLTERVQFLGKQDDIPQVISLADILMLPSEKESFGLVALEAMACGVPTIGSHAGGIPELVVHGETGYLAEIGDTEAMADYAIQLLQHDDQMEQMRRNCIARARQEFGNDLMMEKYEQIYYRVLGRPTPQPSPVRG, encoded by the coding sequence ATGGACACGATGCTGAAAATAGGCATCACTTGTTACCCCTCACTTGGCGGCTCCGGTGTCGTGGCTACGGAACTTGGCAAGCTACTTGCCGAAAAAGGGCATGAAGTGCATTTTATTTCGCATAGCGTACCTTTTCGTCTAGGAACATTTCATAAAAATATTTTTTACCATGAAGTTGAAGTCAATGACTATTATGTCTTCAAATATCCGCCGTACGATCTGACCCTCGCCAACAAAATGGCACAGGTTGCCAAAATGCAGCAGCTGGATGTGCTTCATGTGCATTATGCTGTGCCGCATGCGGTCTGCGCTTTTCTGGCAAAGCAGATGGTCGGCGATCATCTCAAAGTAGTAACTACACTGCATGGCACCGATATTACAGTGCTAGCGCAGGACGAATCGCTCAAGGACCTGATCCGCTTGGCGATTAATGAAAGTGATGCTGTGACCGCCGTTTCCAAGGATTTGATCCGTGAAACGCGTGAGCTGCTCGATATTACACGCGACATCGATCTGACGTATAACTTTGTGGATCAGCGGGTATATTATCCGCGCGAAACGCAAGAGCTATGCGAGGATTTTGGCTTCGGTGATGATCGGATCATTATGCACATCTCCAACTTCCGCCCAGTGAAACGGGTCGGTGATGTGGTAGAGGCGTTTGCCCGCATCAATGAGCAGGTACCCTCACGGCTTCTGTTTGTCGGTGAAGGACCCGATTTGCCGAAGATCCAATTCCGTATTCAGGAGCTGGGCTTGACGGAGCGTGTACAGTTTCTCGGCAAGCAGGACGATATTCCACAGGTGATTTCGCTCGCGGACATTCTGATGCTGCCTTCGGAAAAGGAAAGCTTCGGTCTGGTTGCACTGGAAGCGATGGCTTGCGGTGTGCCGACCATCGGTTCGCATGCTGGTGGCATTCCTGAGCTGGTCGTCCACGGTGAAACCGGCTATCTGGCAGAAATCGGCGATACAGAAGCGATGGCAGATTATGCGATCCAGCTGCTGCAACACGACGATCAGATGGAGCAGATGCGTCGCAATTGTATTGCACGCGCACGCCAAGAATTTGGCAATGATCTTATGATGGAAAAGTATGAACAAATATATTACCGGGTACTGGGGCGTCCAACGCCGCAGCCTTCTCCGGTACGGGGCTGA
- a CDS encoding IDEAL domain-containing protein has product MYKMKVTYEVMLGLAAEMVWDQVLREHRVEELNELIDRALVERDEQAFQQWTNELRSLTPAIQVELPEVEHYERKTLSH; this is encoded by the coding sequence ATGTACAAGATGAAAGTAACCTACGAAGTTATGTTGGGTCTGGCTGCAGAGATGGTATGGGATCAAGTCCTTCGCGAACATCGGGTGGAAGAACTGAATGAACTGATTGATCGTGCTCTTGTCGAACGAGACGAGCAAGCCTTTCAACAATGGACCAATGAACTGCGTTCACTGACACCGGCAATTCAAGTCGAACTTCCAGAAGTGGAGCATTATGAACGCAAAACGCTATCTCACTAA
- a CDS encoding biotin--[acetyl-CoA-carboxylase] ligase, giving the protein MRDEQLLELLTARPGEYISGEEISRLMSVSRTAIWKGINRLKEQGYEFDSVSRKGYRIVRYPDRFDEVSLRLQLSKRTSWGQPLHLLDTIGSTQDVARELAEQGAIEGTLVIAEEQTAGRGRQGRRFHSPPGRGVWMTVVMRPQQPLQYTSQLTLLAAVAICRALRNVSGLDIGIKWPNDLLIDGRKVCGILVESAAEDGYVRYALAGFGIDVNLAPEDLPEDVRPVATSLRIQRGEPVDRTEVVTAIMSELESLYELYNREGFAHIAALWEALAFAIGSPVTVKTLQGSLQGIARGLGPNGELLLEHADGQILPVYSGEVGF; this is encoded by the coding sequence ATGCGCGACGAACAACTGCTGGAATTGCTGACGGCGCGTCCGGGTGAATATATTTCCGGCGAGGAGATTAGCCGCCTGATGTCAGTAAGCCGTACGGCGATCTGGAAAGGCATTAACCGGCTCAAGGAGCAGGGATATGAATTTGACTCTGTTTCCCGTAAAGGCTATCGGATTGTGCGGTATCCCGACCGTTTTGACGAGGTATCCTTACGATTGCAGCTTAGTAAACGAACATCGTGGGGACAGCCACTGCATCTGCTGGATACGATCGGTTCAACGCAGGATGTAGCACGGGAGCTTGCCGAGCAAGGCGCAATAGAAGGTACGCTGGTTATCGCTGAGGAACAAACGGCGGGTCGCGGACGGCAGGGACGACGGTTTCATTCGCCACCCGGTCGAGGGGTGTGGATGACGGTTGTGATGCGTCCACAGCAGCCATTGCAATATACATCGCAGCTGACGTTGCTTGCAGCGGTGGCAATCTGCCGTGCGCTGCGGAATGTGAGCGGGCTGGACATCGGTATCAAATGGCCGAACGATCTGCTGATCGATGGTCGCAAAGTATGCGGCATTCTGGTCGAATCCGCAGCGGAGGACGGATATGTACGTTATGCACTGGCAGGCTTTGGTATTGATGTGAATTTGGCACCAGAGGATTTGCCGGAGGACGTACGTCCGGTTGCGACTTCGCTACGCATTCAGCGCGGCGAGCCCGTTGATCGTACAGAAGTAGTGACGGCGATTATGAGCGAGCTGGAATCGCTGTACGAATTGTATAATCGGGAAGGCTTTGCGCATATTGCGGCATTATGGGAAGCATTGGCGTTTGCAATCGGCAGCCCAGTGACGGTCAAAACGCTACAAGGTTCGTTACAAGGCATCGCACGCGGGCTTGGACCAAACGGTGAGCTACTGCTAGAACATGCAGATGGACAGATTTTGCCAGTGTATTCCGGTGAAGTCGGCTTCTGA
- a CDS encoding CCA tRNA nucleotidyltransferase, translated as MVQWKWVDAKTAEQGLSLLRRLADHGYEGYFVGGCVRDELLGRPINDMDIATNATPEQVIDLFEHTVPTGIAHGTITVIVDGEHFELTTYRTESQYVDHRRPEQVEFVSDLYEDLRRRDFTMNAIARGLNNEYVDPFHGQDDLGKGIIRCVGEAEERFEEDALRMVRGIRFASVFDFELEEKTWQALVYRRELISYIATERIRVEMEKMIAGPHPYKGIELLRSSGLVEHMKMQVPCPPQRPELLKRLDDLTAVKLNLRVQELDSGNSDLQSLWEQVVIDRSLLSWTLIAMSLGLNGDNVRQTMKEWTFANVFTDKLSRLIRLHEWLNEELSSTAEPQWTTEQVYRIWTAGVLNHGREAAVHWLLLYNVLPEAGTIPPIHYIAAHALEWLSAQKVWSLADVNVNGQQVLAALDTRGGAWLGQLMNEILLKVAVGDLANDTDSIVAYAVQRHREGEQA; from the coding sequence ATGGTACAATGGAAATGGGTAGACGCGAAAACGGCGGAACAGGGACTTTCCCTGCTCCGCCGTCTCGCCGATCACGGATATGAAGGTTATTTTGTCGGTGGCTGTGTACGCGATGAGCTGCTTGGTCGACCGATTAACGATATGGATATAGCAACGAACGCAACACCAGAGCAGGTGATTGACCTGTTTGAACATACAGTGCCAACGGGGATTGCGCATGGCACGATCACGGTCATTGTAGACGGTGAGCATTTTGAGCTGACGACCTACCGTACAGAAAGTCAGTATGTGGACCATCGGCGTCCAGAGCAGGTAGAGTTTGTCAGCGATCTGTATGAGGATTTGCGTCGTCGTGATTTTACGATGAATGCGATTGCACGCGGATTGAACAATGAATACGTGGACCCTTTTCACGGTCAGGATGATTTGGGAAAAGGAATCATTCGTTGCGTAGGTGAAGCGGAGGAACGATTTGAAGAGGATGCGCTACGTATGGTACGTGGGATTCGCTTCGCTTCAGTATTTGATTTTGAACTGGAAGAGAAGACGTGGCAGGCGCTGGTGTATCGCCGTGAGCTGATCTCTTATATCGCTACCGAGCGCATTCGGGTAGAGATGGAAAAGATGATCGCTGGACCGCATCCGTATAAAGGGATTGAATTGCTGCGCAGTAGTGGACTGGTCGAGCATATGAAGATGCAAGTGCCTTGTCCGCCGCAGCGCCCAGAGCTGCTGAAGCGTCTGGATGATCTGACAGCAGTGAAGCTGAACCTGCGGGTGCAAGAACTGGACAGTGGCAATTCTGATTTGCAGTCTTTATGGGAACAGGTAGTGATCGATCGTTCGCTGCTCAGTTGGACGTTGATTGCGATGTCGCTCGGATTGAATGGCGATAATGTGCGTCAGACGATGAAGGAATGGACATTTGCCAATGTGTTTACCGACAAGCTGAGTCGGTTGATTCGGCTGCATGAATGGTTAAACGAAGAGTTGTCATCGACAGCCGAACCACAGTGGACAACGGAGCAGGTCTATCGCATCTGGACAGCGGGCGTGTTAAATCATGGACGCGAAGCAGCTGTGCACTGGCTGCTGCTGTACAATGTATTACCGGAAGCAGGAACGATACCGCCAATACATTATATTGCTGCTCATGCACTGGAATGGCTGTCTGCTCAAAAAGTTTGGAGTCTCGCTGATGTCAATGTTAACGGACAGCAAGTGCTAGCGGCGCTGGATACGCGCGGCGGTGCATGGCTGGGACAGCTGATGAACGAGATTTTGCTAAAAGTGGCAGTTGGCGATCTAGCGAATGACACGGATTCAATCGTAGCATACGCCGTCCAACGACACCGGGAAGGAGAGCAGGCATAA
- the dapB gene encoding 4-hydroxy-tetrahydrodipicolinate reductase — translation MSKPIKVIVAGASGRMGKEVVKLVLGDEGLELAAAIGRSHAGQDAGEMVGVGHAGVALVADLKQALNEVQADVLVDFTTPEFAYEHASLAIAAGVRPVMGTTGYTPEQIQQLDDACKQANIGGLIAPNFSIGVILMMRFAAQAAKHFPHLEIIETHGDHKLDAPSGTAVKTAELVKEVRDSFKQGNPNEKETIPGARGGEYDGFRIHSVRLPGVFAQQEVIFGAFGQSLKIRHDSYERAGYMPGVKIGIEKVMEYTGMVYGFEQFVD, via the coding sequence ATGAGCAAACCGATCAAAGTAATTGTAGCTGGTGCAAGTGGACGCATGGGCAAGGAAGTTGTGAAGCTGGTACTGGGCGATGAAGGACTGGAGTTGGCAGCTGCCATCGGACGTTCTCATGCCGGACAGGATGCAGGCGAGATGGTAGGCGTCGGTCACGCTGGTGTGGCGCTGGTTGCCGATCTGAAGCAGGCGCTGAACGAGGTGCAGGCGGATGTGCTGGTTGATTTTACAACACCAGAATTTGCATATGAGCATGCGTCCTTGGCAATTGCTGCTGGCGTGCGTCCTGTGATGGGCACAACTGGTTATACGCCAGAGCAGATTCAACAGCTGGACGATGCGTGCAAGCAGGCGAATATCGGCGGTCTGATCGCCCCTAACTTCTCGATTGGTGTGATTCTGATGATGCGCTTTGCTGCGCAGGCTGCCAAGCATTTCCCACATTTGGAGATTATCGAGACGCATGGCGATCACAAGCTGGATGCACCATCTGGTACAGCGGTTAAGACGGCAGAACTGGTCAAAGAAGTACGTGATTCCTTCAAGCAAGGCAATCCGAATGAAAAAGAAACAATTCCGGGTGCACGAGGTGGCGAATATGATGGCTTCCGCATTCATAGTGTGCGTCTGCCGGGTGTGTTCGCACAGCAGGAAGTGATTTTTGGTGCATTCGGTCAATCGCTGAAAATCCGCCACGATTCCTACGAGCGCGCTGGTTATATGCCGGGCGTGAAGATCGGAATTGAGAAGGTGATGGAATATACCGGTATGGTCTACGGATTTGAACAATTTGTAGATTGA
- a CDS encoding anti-sigma factor, with product MNCREAELVFGIYWDLAPNDPRRVALDKHICECPDCAAEFALWQESREWIQAEAAELEHDPELTMRAEQVNRNVMERIYAETPWVMQNDIRRGPISRMFRRRLSFWIAGLIAVFLCSFVFLTLEMSGSFNKEAAQERVNGIVPTGVATSDATTVMNSSLHFAGSERGLIDPLVIPMDPSHPQYWMILSVVGMLLALVSLRLLARPRPQ from the coding sequence ATGAATTGCAGAGAGGCCGAACTTGTTTTCGGAATCTATTGGGATCTAGCGCCGAACGATCCCCGTCGTGTGGCGCTGGATAAGCATATATGTGAATGTCCCGACTGTGCTGCCGAGTTTGCGCTCTGGCAGGAGAGCAGGGAGTGGATTCAGGCGGAAGCTGCCGAGCTGGAGCATGATCCTGAACTAACGATGCGTGCCGAGCAGGTGAACCGCAATGTGATGGAACGCATCTATGCGGAGACGCCGTGGGTCATGCAAAACGATATTCGGCGTGGGCCGATCTCGCGCATGTTCCGTCGACGCCTGTCCTTCTGGATTGCTGGCTTGATTGCGGTCTTCTTGTGCAGTTTTGTATTTTTGACGCTGGAAATGTCCGGCAGCTTTAATAAAGAAGCCGCTCAGGAACGTGTGAATGGGATTGTGCCAACTGGTGTAGCTACCAGCGATGCAACTACGGTAATGAACTCTTCACTGCATTTTGCCGGATCGGAGCGTGGCTTGATTGATCCGCTCGTAATTCCGATGGACCCAAGTCATCCGCAGTACTGGATGATTCTGTCGGTCGTCGGTATGCTGCTAGCACTCGTATCCCTACGTCTGCTGGCGCGTCCTCGGCCTCAATAA
- a CDS encoding methylglyoxal synthase, translated as MFQIAFVAHDRKKDEMVNFVTAYEHVFHGHQLYSTGTTGKRIMEQTELKIHRFMSGPLGGDQQIGALVAQNELDLIIFLRDPLMAQPHEPDITALLRICDVQGIPVATNIATAEILVKALDRGDFAWRELTHKYKPAGDELK; from the coding sequence ATGTTCCAGATAGCTTTTGTTGCGCACGATCGTAAAAAAGACGAAATGGTTAACTTTGTCACCGCCTATGAGCATGTATTCCACGGTCATCAGCTGTATTCCACAGGTACAACAGGCAAGCGAATTATGGAGCAGACGGAATTGAAGATTCACCGCTTTATGTCCGGTCCACTTGGTGGCGATCAGCAGATTGGTGCACTGGTTGCACAAAATGAACTGGATTTGATTATTTTCCTACGTGATCCGCTGATGGCTCAGCCGCATGAGCCAGATATTACGGCATTGCTGCGCATTTGTGATGTACAGGGCATTCCAGTGGCGACCAATATTGCCACTGCCGAGATTCTGGTGAAGGCGCTGGATCGTGGCGATTTTGCATGGCGCGAGCTGACTCATAAATACAAGCCAGCCGGAGATGAATTGAAATGA
- a CDS encoding nucleotide pyrophosphohydrolase: MTQKSMADMQKEVDAYISQFKEGYFSPLAMLARMSEEVGELAREVNHSYGEKPKKSDEADNSIELELGDILFITICFANSLGIDLTEAHNQVMHKFNTRDKDRWTRIEDEQAEDGQEQT; this comes from the coding sequence ATGACACAGAAATCAATGGCAGATATGCAAAAAGAAGTAGACGCATACATTTCTCAGTTCAAAGAAGGATACTTTTCTCCACTGGCGATGCTTGCACGCATGTCGGAGGAAGTAGGCGAGCTGGCGCGTGAAGTGAATCACTCGTATGGCGAAAAGCCGAAAAAAAGCGATGAAGCCGACAATTCGATTGAACTGGAACTGGGCGACATTTTGTTCATTACGATCTGTTTTGCTAATTCGTTGGGCATTGATCTGACAGAAGCGCATAATCAGGTTATGCACAAATTCAATACCCGCGACAAAGACCGCTGGACACGTATTGAGGATGAGCAAGCGGAAGATGGACAAGAGCAGACATAA
- a CDS encoding YitT family protein, with amino-acid sequence MRQSFWKQLRVMVPILFGAAIYAFGLLYFIIPNKLMEGGVTGITILLNYAFGIAPALSTLLLNIPLFLIGLKMLGWRQMIYTGVGIGSLSFFLWLFELLIKLDWITPFRTENDYILAVLYAGVTLGLGLGIVFRFGGTTGGSDIIATILNRSFGWSIGQIMLALDILIIGSSLFFISKELVLYTLVTVFIATKIIDFIQEGAYSGKAFTIISDHAEEIANQIMLQLDRGVTLIPAIGAYSKQAKHMAYCVVSRQEIRRVHMIVKAIDARAFVIINEVNDVHGEGFREEVRH; translated from the coding sequence ATGCGACAATCCTTTTGGAAACAACTGCGCGTCATGGTGCCAATTCTGTTCGGTGCGGCGATTTATGCGTTTGGTCTACTCTATTTTATAATTCCGAACAAACTAATGGAAGGCGGCGTCACGGGGATCACGATTTTGCTCAATTATGCGTTCGGGATCGCGCCTGCGTTATCTACCCTGCTGCTTAATATTCCGCTGTTCCTAATCGGTCTGAAAATGCTAGGCTGGCGGCAAATGATCTATACTGGCGTGGGGATCGGTTCCTTGTCCTTTTTCTTATGGTTGTTCGAACTGCTGATCAAGCTAGACTGGATTACACCGTTTCGGACAGAAAATGATTACATACTTGCCGTGCTATATGCCGGTGTTACGCTTGGTTTAGGTCTGGGCATTGTATTTCGCTTTGGCGGCACGACTGGCGGCTCGGATATTATTGCTACCATTCTAAATCGTAGCTTCGGTTGGAGTATTGGGCAGATCATGCTAGCGCTCGATATTCTGATCATCGGCTCATCCTTATTTTTCATCTCCAAAGAGCTGGTGCTGTATACGCTTGTCACGGTGTTCATTGCAACCAAGATTATCGACTTTATTCAGGAGGGCGCGTATTCCGGCAAAGCGTTTACGATTATTAGTGACCATGCGGAGGAGATTGCCAATCAGATCATGCTACAGCTGGATCGCGGTGTGACGCTGATTCCAGCAATTGGTGCGTACTCCAAGCAAGCCAAGCATATGGCATACTGCGTCGTATCCAGACAAGAAATCCGACGTGTGCATATGATCGTCAAAGCGATTGATGCACGCGCATTTGTGATCATCAATGAAGTTAACGATGTTCATGGAGAAGGCTTCCGCGAGGAGGTACGGCATTAA
- a CDS encoding histidine phosphatase family protein, giving the protein MQIGLIRHGLTDWNALGRIQGQSDIPLNEEGRRQASLLAERLAAEPIQWDHIISSHLQRAHETASIIAKRLNIPLMEPDERLKERGFGQIEGLTWEEREAQWGADWETLELGQEKLDILGTRAMEFMESTRQQFPNNNILVVSHGGLMSQLFTLLMQEKHSRRIGNLSLTILEWESEKWNTILYNNIDHLN; this is encoded by the coding sequence ATGCAAATCGGACTGATTCGACATGGCCTGACGGATTGGAATGCGCTGGGACGCATTCAGGGACAAAGCGATATTCCGTTGAATGAAGAGGGACGCAGACAAGCTTCGCTGCTTGCTGAACGACTGGCAGCAGAACCGATCCAATGGGATCATATCATTTCTAGCCATTTGCAGCGTGCGCATGAGACAGCGAGTATTATTGCCAAGCGACTGAATATTCCGCTGATGGAACCGGATGAGCGGCTCAAGGAACGAGGCTTCGGTCAGATTGAGGGGCTCACTTGGGAAGAACGTGAGGCGCAATGGGGAGCAGATTGGGAGACATTGGAGTTGGGGCAGGAAAAGCTGGATATACTCGGCACACGAGCGATGGAATTTATGGAATCGACGCGTCAGCAATTTCCAAACAATAATATTCTCGTGGTTAGTCATGGAGGATTGATGTCGCAGCTATTTACTCTGCTTATGCAGGAAAAGCATAGCCGACGCATTGGCAATCTGTCCTTGACGATTTTGGAGTGGGAATCGGAGAAATGGAATACGATTTTGTATAATAATATCGATCACCTGAATTAG
- a CDS encoding RNA polymerase sigma factor, translated as MTDSLIIQEIKNGDVELYSELMRRYQRKILAFIYHMLKSANLEMMAEDLCSETFYKAYKSLHSFREVDASFSTWLYTIARNTVLSELRKHKAGNVPLEESGYTPVAPNTMVPEHAVLRGERVQMVRDAIDQLPEKQRSALILREYDQLDYQEIADILCQSVSSVKSLLFRARASVKTRLEPYFYDSVYDEPIEGMNTK; from the coding sequence ATGACAGATTCCCTGATCATTCAGGAAATAAAGAACGGTGATGTAGAGCTGTATTCCGAGCTTATGCGCCGTTACCAGCGTAAAATCCTGGCATTCATTTACCATATGTTAAAAAGCGCCAATCTGGAAATGATGGCGGAAGACCTGTGTTCGGAAACGTTTTATAAGGCATACAAAAGCCTACATTCCTTCCGTGAGGTGGATGCTTCATTCTCCACCTGGCTGTACACCATTGCACGCAATACGGTGCTTAGCGAACTGCGCAAGCACAAGGCAGGTAATGTACCACTGGAAGAGAGCGGCTATACGCCTGTAGCTCCGAATACGATGGTTCCAGAACATGCCGTTCTCCGTGGCGAGCGCGTACAGATGGTACGGGATGCGATTGACCAACTGCCTGAGAAGCAGCGGTCCGCTTTGATCCTCCGCGAATATGACCAGTTGGATTATCAGGAAATTGCAGATATCCTCTGTCAGAGTGTTAGCTCCGTCAAGTCTCTTTTGTTTCGTGCGAGAGCGAGTGTGAAAACACGGCTAGAGCCGTATTTTTACGATTCGGTCTACGATGAGCCAATCGAAGGGATGAATACAAAATGA